The genomic DNA CCGGGCTCCACTGTCGTGACGGTCTGTGCCGAAGGTCCCACGCTGAACGAGTCTCTCACGGAATGGGACCGCTCGAGCGGATTCCAAGTCGGCGACGATGTCATGGCTCTCCGGCGCGGAGAAGATGCGCAGGCCTTGTCACAGCTGGGCGCGCATGCCCTCTGGTTGTCGTTTTACGACAGTCAATATCGAAACCCGGCGTCTTGTTCCGACGTGGTACGCGCCTTGTCCGTGGTGGTCGAGACCGTCTCTCCGCATAGCCTATTCATCCCCATGGGTCTTTTTCACAACGACCATCGAGCGACATCGGAGGCCTGTCTTGGATTGAGAAGCTGGTATCCAGAATTCGCATGGTATTTCTATGAGGATGCTCTGTACCGGCATATCCCCGATCTCCTTTCAGAACGTCTTGCGCATCTCCGGATGCGCGGCATTCGCGCGCGACGGGTCAATCTCGGCCCTTTGTCGAGCGAACACAAACGGCCGGCTGTTCAATGCTATGGCTCGCAACTGCGGGCGCTCACCACCCCGGGACGGCCCGGTTATGAGGATGTGTTTCTTCCCGAACGATATTGGATGATTCATTCGTGATGGAAGGCGGCGATCTTCACTCCTCTGGCGATCGACGTGACGATCGAATGACCGTCGTCGTCTTGACGCATAACCGCGCGCATGAGGTGCTGCGGACGATCGGTCACCTTGTACGGCTTCCGGAAGATCCGACGATCATCGTCATGGATAATGCGTCTTCCGATGGGACCTCTTGGCAGATCGCAGATCGGTATCCGGCTGTGCAGGTCTTGCGAATGGACCGCAATATGGGCGCTGCGGCGCGCAATGCCGGGATTCGGCATGCGACGACGAAATATGTCGCCCTTTGCGACGATGATACCTGGTGGACGGCCGGATCGCTTGGGTCGGCGGCTGACGCCATGGACCGCCACGCGCAAGTGGCGGTCGTCACCGCCCGAGTGCTCGTGGGTGCCGACCAGCACGAAGATCCGACATGCCGAGCCATGGCGGAGAGTCCGCTTCCCCGCTCCGCCGATTTACCGGGACCGGCGATTCTCGGGTTTTTGGCAGGCGCATCGATGGTGCGCCGTTCCGCTTTCTTGCAGGTCGGGGGATTTGAACCGCGTTTCTTCCTCGGAGGAGAAGAGGCATTGGTCGCCTATGACTTGATCGAAGCCGGATGGTTGATGCTGTATCTCGCCGACGCGACCGTGCGGCATATGCCGTCACCGCATCGAGACGCCGCGCTGCGCCGGCGTCACTTGGTCCGCAATGCTCTGTGGCTCGCATGGATGCGCCGGCCCTATGCGTCCGCCTGGCGGGAAACCAGGCGCGCATTGGAACGATTGAAGGCGGACCCTGCGGCTCGAAACGGCTTTCTTGAAGCAATGAGGGGGCTGCCATGGGTTTGGGGCAGGCGGCGCGCTGTTTCTTCCCACGTCGAAACCCTCATCCAAATGCTGGAGCCTGCATCCGAGGTCCGTGGCTCGGCGTTCGTGAAACGTGAAGCGTGATTCAGGGCGTGACGTGCGAGACGGGCAAGAGTGGCGAGACAAGCGGGATTCGTTGAAAAGCAGTGTTTCACCAGTCTCGCACTTCTCGCTCCTCGCGCCATTCTCGCGAGAGCCGAGATACGAACGACGCTCGCCTCGCACGCCTCGCGGACTCGTCGACGCGGGCTGAGTCGGCGAAGCGGGCTTCACGAGATACGCTGCTTGTCGTTCGAAAAATCCGCGCACCGAGAAAGCCATCGTCGCAATCCCCACACGGCACTCACTATCGCAATGGCCGAGACGGCCAAGACGAGATAGCTTCCAAGACCGGGAGCGTTCAGTGTGGTCGCCACTTGGTCCATGAACACGGCGATGGCCAATAGACCGGGCAATTCGCCGAGGACAGTCCCCAACAGGTAGTCTCTCGTGCGAATATGCGTGGCTCCGGCGATCATATTGACCACCGTGAACGGGGCGACCGGAATGACCCGCACGGCAACGACAGCCAACACGCCTTTGGTGGCCAAATTCCGGCTCAAACGATACAGACGAGCGGACCAACGCTCCACCAGCTGCCGTCCCATCAGGCGTCCGAGCCCGAACGTCACCAGCGCGCTGAGCGTCATTCCGATAAAGCTGTACACGAACCCATGCAGCGGACCGAACGTCAGCACAGTGGCCGCGACAAGCACCGTGACCGGCGCAACGACGAGTCCTCCGATCACGAACGATCCTACGACGATGAACGGAGCCGTCGGGCTGCGCGCGAACTCGTCCGCATAGGCCATGAGCCGCGACAGTTCCATCCACTCTCCCAGCGGCGACCACCGCCATGCGGCCGCCAGCGCCGCCACAATCAGCAGCACCCCCACACCCATGATCATCTGCCGATGCACCGAGGAGCGATTCTCAGGAGGGTACAGTTGCATCTCATAGGGTCCGCTCGGATCGATGAACTCATCGTCCGGCACCATCCCGTCGACGTCCTCCGGAATCTGCTTGTCGAACACGTCAAGCGTCCGATCCTTTCCACGGAGCGCCTCTACGGCGGTGATCAACCTTGGATGGCGGCGCAGCGCCTGCGCCACCTCTTCCGGGGAGACATCCAAATGCTCGCCGAGCAGACGATTGCGGAATGCCGCGATTCGCTCCTCCACCTCGGGATGACCCGCCGCATGAACGGCCAGATCACATTCGGTATCGAACCCCAGACTGCGATTGCTCAAATTCGCCGAGCCGATGCGCACGGAGATATCATCGATGACACAGACCTTGCTGTGCACGCTGATGCAACGTTGCTTCGCATCGGGCACACGGGGATAGTACAGCGCCAGCCGGTGATAGCGGTCGACGTTGCGGAGAAGTGTGAGCACCCTTCCCCGCAAGACATCCATCGTATGTTGCTCCAGCCATCCATCGCTGCTGGGATGCAGAATCATGACGATATCGGGCCCGTCGGCGCGTCCCAACAAGTCCGTCAAAACCTGGGCCAAGACTTTAGACGTAAAATACTGGGTTTCGATATAAATGAATCGCCGCGCGGCCCGTAATAGATCAATCAACAACCGCTCAATCTCACGCACCGGTGGTCGGCCTGCAGCGGCCGGCATCGTGCGCGCAATGGCGACCTGAATCTCCCGCAGATCGGGCACGACCGATACCGGCCAGGGATCATGGACTCTCTTGGATGGAGACGGGGCCAGCCGTTCCCCGGTCGCAGCTTCCCAACGTGCCCTCGCCAATTGTTCCAACGATTCCGCCGCATTGCCGTCGACCACCATCTGAACATCGTGGAACGGACGGCAAGGCGCGTCGTCGGACAGGATTCTCCTGTCCGGATGATCCATGCGGTGCTCGGGCGTATCCCATCGACATTGAGCAAAGTCCAACCCTCCGACAAATGCGACGGCTCCGTCCACGACCACGACTTTTTGATGTTGGGAGGCTCCGACCGGGTGTGTGTCGTCCTTCCAGAAATGGAGACGCCGGTGCGCCAGGAGCCGTTGAGGAAGCCACCACTGCCGCTCCTTGAAATAGATCACATGGAAGTCCCACACCAGAACATAAATATGCAGCTTCTTTCGCCGCGCGAGAAGAGCGCCGAGAAACGGACCCAGGCGATCCGGATATCCGTCTGATTCGCGACCGATCATCATGCGGATACGCGAATCGAAATCCCATCCCAACATGTAGATGGAGTGCTCGGCCGCAAGAGCCGCCTCGCGAAAGGCGGCAAAGTACGCGTGACCATCGATCAAGAATGCCGCGCGTCGCGCCCGCTCCACACGCCAGCAATTCCATCCCGGCTTAAACAGACTATTGCCTTTGGGGATGCGCCTTTCGAGAGCAGAAGACGCCTGATCGATAGGCGTTCCGCTGTCGCTCTCGACGCTATCGCTCTCGAAATAAGATGGAACGCGAAGAGCCTCATCGCGATCGGGTTTCATAACGATCCCGCGGCATCAACATCCTACAACGGTCTTTCTCATATTGCCCAAACCTGCAAAGTCGATTCCCTCCAAGCGAAGAAGTCTAATGTGAAGAGGTCCAATGTGATGGAGACGGCGGGTCTGATCCGAAGCCGTAGAGAAAGGGTCTCTATCTTGCAACTCAACTTTGATATCTGCCCACAAACATTATCAAGGAGGCTTCTATGAGAGTACGACAGATGTGCGCATATATGCTGATGGCGAGTGGAATACTCTTGTTCACGGGCGGCTCATCCCAGGCGCAACTAGAAGGATCTCACACAGGTACCCCGACAGGTGGCGGCACAATCGGAGGAGGTTCTGCAGGAATTACCCCTCCCGGGGGAGAGGGGTTATCGGGTGCCAGCCAAACGATGAGGCCGAGTAGCGAATCATCATCAGTGATGGGGCAATACGGGACAGGCGGCTCACCGCAAATAGGCGGGGAGGCGAGATTGGGAGGATCCGGCCAAATGCCCGACACGATCCAAGGCCAAACTGGAGCGGGGATAAGCGGTCCAAGCGGGATAGGCTCCGGAACCGGTTCCAGCAGTATGGGGCTCTCCAGCGGCATGGGATCATCCGGTGGAGCCGGTGGTCGATAGTGTATGCAAGAGGCCATTTTGTAAGCTGCGTGCATCATGTGACATCCGACAGCGACGGGATGTGTTGTCCGAGTTCAAGACAGCTTGTCTGCCGGTAATCATAGCAGTTCGTCACCTGGTTCAAACTGTCTGACCGCCGCACGGCGAAACATCCTCATGTGATTGAGACGGCAAGGCATGATCGAAGCCGCGGAGAGAAGGCCTATATTTTGCAGCGAGACCTAGGAGATCTACTCACACACTTTTTATCGAAGGAGGCTCTTTATGAGTATACGACGGGCGTGCGCGCACATGTTGATGGTCGGAGGAATGCTCTTGTTCGTCGGTGGTGTCTCTCAGGCGGACCAGCCAAAAAGCGGAACTCAAAAGAGTGGAACCCAATCAGGAAGCAGCGGTGGATCGAGCGGAACCATGAAGCAAAGTCATGAATCGTCCGGCAAGATGGGACAAAATTCCCCCCCGATCACTGAAGAGGACCCAGGCGGTATCGTCACTCGCGGAGGAAGAGGAGAAGTACCCAGTTCGAGCAAAGCTGACCCTCTCCAACAGGACCTGAGACATGATTCCACCAAGTCAGGACCGGGGGGCGTCCCCGGCAACAAGGGCTCATCAGGGAATATGGGATCATCAGGCAATATGGGATCATCCGGCGGAGGTGGAGGATACTAATCGAGCAGCATCCGTTTGGATCTCCTCGCGCTGATATGAGGCAGGAAGACGCGAGTTCACCTGCCTCATGTCATGCATGCCGGTCGTCATGATTGAGCCACAATCACCGAAATCG from Nitrospira sp. includes the following:
- a CDS encoding putative phospholipase D family protein, which encodes MKPDRDEALRVPSYFESDSVESDSGTPIDQASSALERRIPKGNSLFKPGWNCWRVERARRAAFLIDGHAYFAAFREAALAAEHSIYMLGWDFDSRIRMMIGRESDGYPDRLGPFLGALLARRKKLHIYVLVWDFHVIYFKERQWWLPQRLLAHRRLHFWKDDTHPVGASQHQKVVVVDGAVAFVGGLDFAQCRWDTPEHRMDHPDRRILSDDAPCRPFHDVQMVVDGNAAESLEQLARARWEAATGERLAPSPSKRVHDPWPVSVVPDLREIQVAIARTMPAAAGRPPVREIERLLIDLLRAARRFIYIETQYFTSKVLAQVLTDLLGRADGPDIVMILHPSSDGWLEQHTMDVLRGRVLTLLRNVDRYHRLALYYPRVPDAKQRCISVHSKVCVIDDISVRIGSANLSNRSLGFDTECDLAVHAAGHPEVEERIAAFRNRLLGEHLDVSPEEVAQALRRHPRLITAVEALRGKDRTLDVFDKQIPEDVDGMVPDDEFIDPSGPYEMQLYPPENRSSVHRQMIMGVGVLLIVAALAAAWRWSPLGEWMELSRLMAYADEFARSPTAPFIVVGSFVIGGLVVAPVTVLVAATVLTFGPLHGFVYSFIGMTLSALVTFGLGRLMGRQLVERWSARLYRLSRNLATKGVLAVVAVRVIPVAPFTVVNMIAGATHIRTRDYLLGTVLGELPGLLAIAVFMDQVATTLNAPGLGSYLVLAVSAIAIVSAVWGLRRWLSRCADFSNDKQRIS